One genomic window of Polaromonas sp. SP1 includes the following:
- a CDS encoding response regulator transcription factor, translating into MSIFVIDDHPLMREAVVMLIRRLSSKATVTELDRLAAVMPAVQLQGVPELICLDLKLPDTNGVSGVRELKQQFPHVPLVVLSAAPAQDYEDLSIEAGADAYIQKSAGATEISNVLRVFLSEELDPEPSTPTEKLSKRQKQLLVMLDKGMSNRDIAEELQISEHTVKVHLWRLFRRLNVKSRSQASHLARTQGLL; encoded by the coding sequence ATGAGTATTTTTGTAATAGATGATCATCCGCTGATGCGGGAAGCGGTTGTCATGTTGATCCGCCGCCTGAGCAGCAAGGCCACGGTGACCGAGCTCGACCGGCTGGCCGCTGTCATGCCCGCCGTGCAACTTCAGGGCGTGCCCGAACTCATTTGCCTTGACCTCAAACTGCCGGACACCAACGGTGTTTCGGGCGTGCGGGAGCTCAAGCAGCAATTTCCCCACGTTCCCCTGGTGGTGCTGTCGGCCGCACCGGCGCAGGACTACGAGGACCTCTCGATCGAGGCCGGCGCAGACGCCTACATCCAGAAGTCCGCGGGCGCCACCGAGATCTCCAACGTGCTGCGGGTCTTCCTCAGCGAAGAGCTGGACCCGGAACCCTCCACACCGACGGAAAAGCTGTCGAAACGGCAAAAGCAGTTGCTGGTGATGCTCGACAAGGGCATGAGCAACCGCGACATCGCCGAGGAGCTCCAGATCAGCGAGCACACGGTGAAAGTGCATTTGTGGCGCCTCTTCAGGCGCCTGAACGTCAAAAGCCGCTCCCAGGCCAGCCACCTCGCCCGAACCCAGGGCCTGCTCTAA
- a CDS encoding tryptophan--tRNA ligase has protein sequence MTPSNTTTRFLTGITTTGTPHLGNYVGSIRPSVQASFRSDVLSFYFLADYHALIKCDEPARIQQSTLEIAASWLAAGLNPERVTFYRQSDIPEIPELTWLLTCVTGKGVLNRAHAYKASVDKNEAAGNDPDADVTAGLFMYPVLMGADILMFKTHKVPVGRDQIQHIEMARDMAQRYNHLYGEHLVLPEAVIEESVALLPGLDGRKMSKSYDNTIPLFIPREQMRKLIAGIVTDSRAPGEPKDIEGSALFQIYQAFAGADETAALRKAYAEGIAWGDAKQLLFERIDREVAPMRERYHALISDPGKIEAILQAGAQKARAEATPFMAELRHAVGLRNLAAKPAAPAKTKASKSAAPAFKQYREKDGRFYFKLQDADARVLLQSEGFDSPRDAAQMIATLQKDGPVALATLQTKVQTLPGIEPGEVAAALQFFADTAA, from the coding sequence ATGACGCCTTCCAACACCACCACCCGCTTCCTTACCGGCATCACCACAACCGGCACACCCCACCTGGGCAACTACGTCGGCTCGATCCGGCCATCCGTCCAGGCGAGTTTTCGCAGCGATGTGCTGAGCTTTTACTTCCTGGCCGACTACCACGCGCTGATCAAGTGCGACGAACCCGCGCGCATCCAGCAGTCCACGCTGGAGATCGCCGCCAGCTGGCTGGCCGCCGGGCTGAACCCGGAGCGCGTGACCTTCTACCGCCAGTCCGACATCCCCGAAATCCCCGAGCTCACCTGGCTGCTGACCTGCGTGACGGGCAAGGGCGTGCTCAACCGCGCCCATGCCTACAAGGCCTCGGTCGACAAGAACGAAGCCGCCGGCAACGACCCGGATGCCGACGTCACGGCCGGCCTCTTCATGTACCCGGTGCTGATGGGCGCGGACATCCTGATGTTCAAGACCCACAAGGTGCCGGTGGGGCGTGACCAGATCCAGCACATCGAGATGGCGCGCGACATGGCCCAGCGCTACAACCACCTCTACGGCGAGCACCTGGTGCTGCCCGAGGCGGTGATTGAAGAATCCGTCGCCCTGCTGCCCGGCCTGGACGGGCGCAAGATGAGCAAGAGCTACGACAACACGATCCCGCTGTTCATCCCGCGCGAGCAGATGCGCAAGCTGATCGCCGGCATCGTGACCGACTCGCGCGCGCCCGGCGAGCCCAAAGACATCGAAGGCTCGGCGCTGTTCCAGATCTACCAGGCCTTTGCCGGCGCCGATGAAACGGCGGCGTTACGCAAGGCTTACGCCGAAGGCATCGCCTGGGGCGACGCCAAGCAGCTGCTGTTTGAACGCATAGACCGCGAAGTCGCCCCCATGCGCGAGCGCTACCACGCCCTGATCTCCGACCCCGGCAAGATTGAAGCGATCCTGCAGGCGGGCGCGCAAAAAGCCCGTGCCGAGGCCACTCCCTTCATGGCCGAGTTGCGCCATGCGGTGGGCCTGCGTAACCTGGCGGCCAAGCCCGCCGCGCCGGCGAAAACCAAAGCATCCAAAAGTGCCGCGCCGGCCTTCAAGCAATACCGCGAAAAAGACGGTCGCTTTTATTTCAAGCTGCAGGACGCCGACGCCCGCGTGCTGCTGCAAAGCGAAGGTTTCGATTCACCGCGGGATGCCGCGCAGATGATTGCCACATTGCAAAAAGACGGGCCAGTAGCGCTGGCCACATTGCAAACAAAGGTTCAAACTTTGCCCGGAATTGAGCCCGGCGAGGTCGCTGCAGCACTTCAATTTTTCGCCGACACTGCTGCCTGA
- a CDS encoding helix-turn-helix domain-containing protein: MITNKSTPLQEDMHPADVIAALRKRGTSLRKIAMENGYSHIQRVLTSPWLAAEQLVAKALDKRPEDLWPSRYVNPDDRRLAFRQTRRIVLTDPCAPPCDVPPEAQASRPVPPAGATPEPAPRRSK, encoded by the coding sequence ATGATCACAAATAAATCGACGCCACTACAAGAAGATATGCATCCTGCGGATGTGATTGCCGCGCTGCGCAAACGCGGCACCAGCCTTCGAAAAATCGCCATGGAAAACGGCTACAGCCATATACAGCGGGTGCTCACCAGCCCCTGGCTGGCGGCCGAGCAACTGGTGGCAAAGGCGTTGGACAAACGCCCCGAAGACTTGTGGCCTTCGCGCTACGTGAACCCCGACGACCGCAGGCTGGCCTTCAGGCAGACCCGCCGTATTGTATTGACCGATCCATGCGCCCCGCCCTGCGATGTACCGCCGGAAGCGCAAGCCAGCCGCCCGGTCCCGCCTGCGGGCGCAACGCCCGAGCCGGCGCCCCGTCGCTCGAAGTGA
- a CDS encoding serine hydrolase has product MIMRTSSAESQPSEAINIGLRGAPLCVSEMNLNYELINQCRTPKGGWTKRQLEALRVVDPFVDDICLTTCFSQPKPPTNEQPREWIVKRRSFNSLALGLMSAGSAPAFSQTNDWGASAGYPTGWGSPQRMSWHKHTRVGNYSGGFEAMLPNNKIQAGAESPLIEATRDIRYQWGLSSRGAADYMAGWPVTGLLIARRGKVWFERYGYERGAEMRMNGWSMSKGVTSLLLGIALDQGRVKSLEDRADIYVPSLKGTLHGETTLRNLMNMSSGAAVVHAEGNQTIYPDGLIRKDSSIESTVKLWNARQEPQGARFNYNELCPLTIGMVLRAATGTNLSEFAQEALWKPMGAEGNATWLTDSHKNEFNCVGFAARLRDWARLGQLVVQRGYMNGKQIVSQSWMESYSRWEPNEAQVRPGGMPNNGGGYKAFLWHAKPDGSRLVFSGAEAQQVRVHIPTETVLVQTAVDDAGPWRKELDALFEAAINAS; this is encoded by the coding sequence ATGATCATGCGAACTTCCTCCGCTGAGTCGCAGCCTTCAGAAGCAATAAATATTGGTTTAAGGGGGGCGCCGCTGTGCGTTAGCGAAATGAACCTGAACTATGAACTGATCAACCAATGCAGAACACCAAAGGGCGGTTGGACTAAACGTCAATTAGAGGCCCTCAGAGTTGTTGACCCGTTCGTCGATGACATATGCTTGACAACCTGCTTCTCTCAGCCGAAGCCACCTACTAATGAACAGCCAAGGGAATGGATAGTGAAACGCAGATCATTCAACTCTCTCGCACTTGGCCTCATGTCGGCAGGATCGGCCCCAGCTTTTTCACAGACCAACGACTGGGGAGCGTCTGCTGGGTATCCGACTGGATGGGGCTCGCCCCAGCGCATGTCTTGGCATAAACATACAAGGGTAGGCAACTACTCAGGTGGGTTTGAGGCCATGCTGCCCAATAATAAGATTCAAGCCGGTGCTGAGTCTCCATTGATTGAAGCGACCCGCGACATACGTTACCAATGGGGCCTCAGTAGCAGAGGAGCTGCGGACTATATGGCGGGATGGCCCGTGACTGGGCTGCTAATCGCTCGTCGCGGCAAGGTCTGGTTTGAGCGCTATGGCTACGAGCGCGGCGCTGAAATGCGGATGAATGGCTGGTCAATGTCAAAGGGGGTCACATCCCTTTTGCTGGGCATCGCCCTTGATCAGGGGCGGGTCAAGTCCCTAGAGGATCGAGCTGACATCTACGTTCCGAGTCTGAAAGGGACGCTTCACGGTGAAACGACCCTACGGAATCTGATGAACATGTCCAGTGGTGCCGCAGTGGTTCATGCGGAGGGGAACCAAACAATTTATCCAGATGGTCTCATCCGTAAAGACTCAAGTATTGAGAGCACTGTGAAACTTTGGAACGCCCGCCAAGAGCCGCAAGGCGCACGGTTCAACTACAACGAGTTGTGCCCGCTCACCATTGGGATGGTATTGCGCGCAGCAACAGGGACTAACCTTTCTGAATTCGCTCAAGAGGCACTGTGGAAGCCGATGGGGGCCGAAGGAAACGCAACGTGGCTCACCGATTCGCACAAGAACGAGTTTAATTGCGTGGGCTTCGCTGCTCGCCTTAGAGATTGGGCACGTCTAGGCCAATTAGTTGTACAGCGTGGATATATGAACGGAAAGCAAATCGTTAGCCAATCTTGGATGGAAAGTTACAGCCGCTGGGAGCCGAACGAAGCACAGGTTCGTCCCGGAGGAATGCCCAACAACGGTGGTGGATATAAAGCCTTTCTATGGCATGCAAAACCGGATGGATCCCGTCTCGTTTTCAGTGGCGCCGAGGCCCAGCAAGTTCGTGTCCATATCCCAACGGAAACTGTTTTAGTTCAAACTGCGGTAGACGATGCTGGCCCTTGGCGTAAAGAGCTTGACGCGCTGTTTGAGGCAGCTATAAACGCTTCATAA
- a CDS encoding XRE family transcriptional regulator → MSTKETAPDLPVDARAYALSAATPAKAEEPIAWFLQQSATVADKAGLKVVRTQARTAFMRQFGQRCRAARGAREINDVAAAVGVHRNTIWNMERGDSLPDAFELLLLAREYNTTPASLLGEGLAGPAGSSPVPKSVRALQAGELIHVPLFDPGFPAGEDAFDDIASVLAMRPFDARFIRHELGIAHNDLALLSVVGVSMEPWLHARDVVLADLRDCDALTEGVHVVRLDGALLMKKLQRLPGKVLRVSSHNPAYEPFDIQGHEPADRDFAVLGRVRWAGVTFS, encoded by the coding sequence ATGAGCACAAAAGAAACAGCGCCAGATTTGCCGGTTGACGCCCGGGCCTATGCCTTGAGTGCGGCGACGCCCGCCAAAGCCGAAGAGCCGATTGCCTGGTTTCTCCAGCAGTCGGCCACCGTGGCCGACAAGGCCGGCCTGAAGGTGGTGCGAACGCAGGCGCGCACGGCTTTCATGCGCCAGTTTGGCCAGCGCTGCAGGGCGGCGCGGGGCGCCCGTGAGATCAACGACGTCGCGGCCGCTGTCGGCGTTCACCGCAACACCATCTGGAACATGGAGCGGGGCGACAGCCTGCCCGATGCGTTTGAGCTGCTATTGCTCGCCCGGGAATACAACACCACGCCGGCCAGCCTGCTGGGCGAGGGGCTGGCGGGCCCGGCGGGAAGCTCCCCCGTGCCAAAGAGCGTGCGCGCACTGCAGGCGGGCGAGCTGATTCACGTGCCGCTGTTTGATCCGGGGTTCCCGGCCGGGGAGGATGCGTTTGACGACATCGCTTCGGTGCTGGCCATGCGCCCCTTCGACGCGCGGTTCATCCGCCATGAGCTGGGCATTGCCCACAATGACCTGGCGCTGCTGTCGGTGGTGGGGGTGTCGATGGAGCCGTGGCTGCACGCCAGGGACGTCGTGCTGGCGGACTTGAGGGACTGCGACGCGCTCACGGAAGGCGTCCATGTGGTCAGGCTCGACGGCGCCTTGCTGATGAAGAAGCTGCAAAGGCTGCCGGGCAAAGTGCTTCGTGTGAGCAGCCACAACCCGGCGTATGAGCCGTTCGACATCCAGGGGCACGAACCGGCGGACCGGGACTTTGCCGTGCTGGGCCGGGTGCGGTGGGCCGGCGTGACTTTCAGCTGA
- a CDS encoding substrate-binding domain-containing protein, producing MQALTKSFRPFFNPSFIPSRIPSLGFFLLLLVVLALPGKALWAADIHVMTSGGFTAAYNQLVPEFERATGHKVITAYGASMGNAPDAIPNRLARKERVDVVILAAPALEDLVKQGIVAPGSQVDLVRSLIGMSVRSGAPKPDIGSVDALRRTLLNAQSIAYSASASGVYISTEMFQRLGIAGQVSGKSKRILSERVAAVVARGEAELGFQQVSELLPVPGADYVGPLPAEVQRVTVFSAGIAADAAQPDAAKALIRFFTSAAAAPVITQTGLEPLTRP from the coding sequence ATGCAAGCTCTGACGAAATCTTTCAGGCCTTTTTTCAACCCTTCCTTCATCCCTTCGCGGATCCCGTCTCTCGGATTTTTCCTGCTGCTGTTGGTGGTCCTTGCACTGCCAGGCAAGGCGCTATGGGCGGCGGACATTCACGTCATGACCTCGGGCGGTTTTACCGCCGCCTACAACCAGCTGGTCCCGGAGTTTGAACGCGCCACCGGGCACAAGGTCATCACCGCCTACGGCGCTTCGATGGGCAACGCACCCGACGCGATCCCCAACCGCCTGGCGCGCAAGGAGCGGGTCGATGTCGTGATCCTCGCGGCGCCGGCGCTGGAAGACCTTGTCAAGCAAGGCATAGTGGCGCCAGGCAGCCAGGTCGACCTGGTGCGCTCGCTGATCGGCATGTCCGTCCGCTCGGGCGCGCCCAAGCCCGACATCGGCAGCGTCGATGCACTGCGGCGCACGCTGCTGAATGCGCAGTCCATCGCCTACTCGGCCAGCGCCAGCGGCGTCTACATCTCCACCGAGATGTTTCAGCGCCTGGGCATCGCCGGGCAGGTCTCGGGCAAGAGCAAACGAATCCTCAGCGAGCGGGTTGCTGCGGTGGTGGCGCGCGGAGAAGCCGAGCTGGGTTTTCAGCAGGTCAGTGAGTTGCTTCCGGTTCCGGGCGCTGACTACGTGGGGCCGCTCCCCGCCGAGGTGCAGCGCGTGACGGTGTTTTCAGCCGGCATCGCAGCTGACGCGGCGCAGCCCGACGCCGCCAAAGCCTTGATCCGATTTTTCACATCCGCAGCCGCCGCCCCCGTCATCACCCAGACGGGGCTGGAGCCCCTCACGCGCCCTTGA
- a CDS encoding HAMP domain-containing sensor histidine kinase — protein sequence MDSFSAIGPSPSAPELSREEWVEMRLTHTFMRYARPALHAALVLVLTMVLVLYRHVDPIPLGLWATAAALVTLARYRVIGIYQQTLVGVSGAPLRAFMARYSWTWPVSAIVWGASMFVYFLKAPVYDQFLCMVVLVGMAGFAVGTFSSSLSCFKGYVNGLGLSVVAVLVYQLVLERGLPSTFNTYAMIALVLIYWAVILVSGQRFHEVQRVNLELQFDNSQLIRSLTETNLAAVEAVQTKNRFIASAAHDLRQPVHALGLYADWLATEPEFVEQIAPKIVRSTKAVNDLFNSLFDLAGLEADPLRVHLQDIDLAGLIQDLEAQYTPFARERNLLLRTRAAPWHVRSDPVLLQRLVGNLLSNALRNTYRGGVLLALRKRRGVPCIEIWDTGVGIAKEHQKAIFQEFYRVPLQGTEEGFGLGLAIVSRLSEVLGHPVGLASRGGRGSVFWVELRQA from the coding sequence ATGGACTCCTTCTCAGCGATCGGGCCTTCCCCCAGCGCGCCAGAGCTGTCGCGTGAGGAGTGGGTGGAAATGCGCCTGACCCATACCTTCATGCGCTATGCCCGCCCGGCCCTGCATGCCGCGCTGGTGCTGGTGTTGACCATGGTGCTGGTGCTTTACCGCCACGTCGATCCGATCCCCCTGGGGCTGTGGGCGACGGCCGCGGCGCTCGTCACCCTGGCGCGCTATCGCGTCATCGGCATCTACCAGCAAACCCTGGTGGGTGTCAGCGGGGCGCCGCTGCGGGCCTTCATGGCGCGCTACAGCTGGACCTGGCCCGTCAGTGCCATCGTCTGGGGCGCGTCCATGTTTGTGTATTTCCTCAAGGCGCCGGTTTACGACCAGTTCCTGTGCATGGTCGTCCTGGTCGGCATGGCCGGTTTTGCGGTGGGCACCTTTTCTTCCAGCCTGTCCTGCTTCAAGGGCTATGTGAACGGCCTCGGCCTGAGTGTCGTCGCCGTGCTGGTCTACCAGCTGGTCCTGGAGCGCGGGCTGCCTTCCACCTTCAACACCTACGCAATGATCGCGCTGGTGCTGATCTACTGGGCCGTCATCCTCGTCTCCGGCCAGCGCTTTCATGAGGTGCAGCGCGTCAACCTCGAGTTGCAGTTCGACAACTCCCAGCTCATCCGGTCGCTGACGGAAACCAACCTTGCCGCCGTGGAGGCCGTGCAAACCAAGAACCGGTTTATCGCCAGCGCGGCGCACGACCTGCGCCAGCCGGTACACGCGCTCGGCCTTTACGCCGACTGGCTGGCGACGGAGCCCGAGTTCGTCGAGCAGATCGCGCCCAAGATCGTGCGCTCCACCAAGGCGGTCAATGATTTGTTCAACTCGCTGTTTGACCTGGCCGGCCTGGAGGCAGACCCCTTGCGGGTCCACCTGCAGGACATCGACCTGGCGGGCCTGATCCAGGACCTGGAAGCGCAGTACACGCCCTTTGCGCGGGAGCGCAACCTGCTGCTGCGCACGCGCGCCGCGCCATGGCACGTCAGGTCCGATCCGGTGCTGCTGCAGCGGCTGGTCGGCAACCTGTTGTCCAATGCCCTGCGCAACACCTACCGCGGCGGCGTGCTGCTGGCCTTGCGCAAACGGCGCGGCGTTCCGTGCATCGAGATATGGGACACCGGCGTGGGCATCGCCAAGGAGCACCAGAAGGCCATCTTCCAGGAGTTTTACCGGGTGCCGCTGCAGGGCACCGAAGAAGGCTTCGGGCTGGGCCTGGCGATTGTTTCGCGCCTCAGTGAAGTGCTGGGCCATCCGGTGGGGTTGGCTTCCCGGGGTGGGCGGGGGAGTGTTTTTTGGGTTGAGTTGCGGCAGGCCTGA
- a CDS encoding SLC13 family permease — MAHPVTSDAEHVALLRRDALFADLSGSQVARLLGSVHTVELAAGDALYLKDTPAKFLYLVESGELQLTTPSGRGVALTSLRCGEEAASDTANYLCSVTAATPVRALQIPRDALAELAAKTPSLRSKALLALMGYVSGETFLKPADTGKDKKKAAKPVSTREVVGWLGVVLVPPAIYFLSSMNGLVVEAAVFLAILSATVLMWLFNLADEFVPPLVAITAVLIVGLVPSEIALAGFSSRTLTTLVGVYALAAVISASGLSYRFMLWLLIRLPDTPFWHQTALLLSGYILSPIMPSGNARLSLVLPFYRDMIDGLNLPAQSKPATALMAATFSGAMLFSPMLLTSKSSNLTAFSMLPVQLQDQFQGLFWLVAAGVAALTVTAAHLLVARLCFGRSVQAALPKARLEKQLSLLGPVTKPEKAALTGFLFFLMGAGTAGWHQISPAWLAAFLLVGLLVMGLLSKKDFQQKIDWPMIFFLLSLDGLSRAITYLGLDTALARSAGNLFDFVDGRMVWFIPVALIVTLLLRLVLPITAGMIVAAVILIPIGQAQFINPWVVVFLTAMFSDIWFLPYQSSQYLQVQGSGLDRYYKHTDFLRYNHWMNVSRLLAAYLSIPYWEWLGLV, encoded by the coding sequence ATGGCCCATCCTGTGACATCGGACGCTGAACACGTGGCGCTGTTGCGCCGGGACGCGCTTTTTGCCGACCTCTCCGGCAGCCAGGTGGCGCGGCTGCTGGGCAGCGTGCACACGGTGGAGCTTGCCGCGGGCGACGCGCTGTATCTCAAAGACACGCCGGCGAAATTTCTTTACCTGGTTGAATCGGGTGAGTTGCAACTCACCACGCCGAGCGGGCGAGGCGTCGCGCTCACCAGCCTGCGCTGCGGCGAAGAAGCCGCCAGCGATACCGCCAATTACCTGTGCAGCGTCACGGCCGCCACGCCGGTCAGGGCGCTGCAGATTCCGCGTGACGCCCTGGCCGAGTTGGCCGCGAAAACGCCTTCATTGCGCAGCAAGGCGTTGCTGGCGTTGATGGGCTATGTGAGTGGCGAGACTTTCCTCAAACCTGCCGATACCGGGAAGGACAAAAAGAAGGCCGCCAAGCCGGTATCTACGCGCGAAGTGGTGGGCTGGCTGGGTGTGGTGCTGGTGCCGCCGGCGATCTATTTCCTCTCGAGCATGAACGGGCTGGTGGTGGAGGCGGCGGTGTTCCTGGCCATTTTGTCGGCCACGGTGCTGATGTGGCTGTTCAACCTGGCCGATGAGTTTGTGCCGCCGCTGGTGGCGATCACCGCGGTGCTGATCGTCGGGCTGGTGCCGTCCGAGATTGCGCTGGCCGGGTTTTCGTCGCGCACGCTGACGACGCTGGTGGGGGTGTACGCCCTCGCGGCGGTGATCTCGGCGTCGGGCCTGAGTTACCGCTTCATGCTGTGGCTGCTGATACGCCTGCCCGATACACCGTTCTGGCACCAGACGGCGCTGCTGCTGTCGGGCTACATCCTGTCGCCCATCATGCCGTCGGGCAATGCGCGCCTGTCGCTGGTGCTGCCGTTTTACCGGGACATGATCGACGGCCTGAACCTGCCGGCGCAAAGCAAGCCGGCGACGGCGCTGATGGCCGCGACGTTCTCGGGCGCGATGCTGTTTTCGCCGATGCTGCTGACCAGCAAGTCGTCCAACCTGACGGCGTTCAGCATGCTGCCCGTGCAACTGCAGGACCAGTTCCAGGGGCTGTTCTGGTTGGTGGCGGCCGGCGTGGCGGCGCTGACGGTGACAGCGGCGCATCTGCTGGTGGCGCGGCTGTGTTTTGGGCGCAGCGTGCAGGCGGCCTTGCCCAAGGCGCGCCTTGAGAAGCAGCTGTCGCTGCTGGGCCCCGTCACCAAGCCCGAGAAAGCCGCGTTGACGGGCTTCCTGTTTTTCCTGATGGGGGCGGGCACGGCGGGCTGGCACCAGATTTCGCCCGCCTGGCTGGCGGCGTTTTTGCTGGTGGGGCTGCTGGTGATGGGCTTGCTGAGCAAAAAAGACTTTCAGCAAAAAATCGACTGGCCGATGATTTTCTTTTTGCTCAGCCTGGATGGCCTGAGCCGCGCCATCACTTACCTGGGGCTGGACACGGCGCTGGCGCGGTCGGCGGGCAACCTGTTTGATTTTGTCGATGGCCGCATGGTCTGGTTCATCCCGGTGGCACTGATCGTCACGCTGTTGCTGCGCCTGGTGTTGCCGATCACGGCCGGCATGATTGTGGCGGCGGTCATCCTGATTCCGATCGGGCAGGCGCAGTTCATCAACCCGTGGGTGGTGGTGTTCCTGACGGCCATGTTCAGCGACATCTGGTTCTTGCCGTACCAGAGCTCGCAGTACCTGCAGGTGCAGGGCAGCGGGCTGGACCGCTACTACAAACACACGGATTTCCTGCGATATAACCACTGGATGAATGTGTCGCGGCTGCTGGCCGCCTATCTGTCGATCCCGTATTGGGAATGGTTGGGCCTGGTATGA
- a CDS encoding ABC transporter substrate-binding protein produces the protein MKSGILAVLTGAALLVALLLLGAFNLAKPRILVLHSSDRSSSTVMRMDEGIRQTLDKNRQPMSVRWHYLGIDGMPDEDHRQDAAKAGLRTIEQFDPDVVIAVDDEAQEYVMRRFAGLERPRVIFTAIDHESKEYGYVGAANVTGVGETLPLAAIRDMLQYVRKGQPVRLAILGDAGPTGKGQVQQVEAFNWAPHSVVGVHTLGDFAAWQAAIKGMDGKADAVLLLSAGGLPASPAEKAVVPHPDIVKWMEAHAKPLPIGADIDYVEHGGGLSVAPSAKAMGETAAADALAWVKAAPAGPAPPATQNTRYSVGMREAALRARGITLPSIYVEASRLDQLYYP, from the coding sequence ATGAAAAGCGGAATCCTTGCCGTCCTCACGGGCGCGGCGCTCCTCGTCGCGCTGCTTCTGCTGGGGGCTTTTAACCTGGCCAAGCCGCGCATCCTAGTGCTGCACAGTTCAGACCGCAGCTCCTCCACCGTGATGAGGATGGATGAAGGCATCCGCCAGACGCTGGACAAGAACCGGCAGCCGATGTCTGTGCGCTGGCATTACCTGGGCATCGACGGCATGCCCGACGAAGATCATCGCCAGGATGCGGCGAAGGCGGGGCTGCGCACGATTGAACAGTTCGATCCCGATGTGGTGATCGCGGTGGACGACGAGGCGCAGGAATATGTGATGCGCCGCTTTGCCGGGCTTGAGCGGCCCAGGGTGATCTTTACCGCCATTGATCACGAGTCGAAAGAATATGGCTATGTGGGGGCCGCCAACGTCACGGGTGTTGGCGAGACCCTGCCGCTGGCGGCCATCCGCGACATGCTGCAGTACGTCAGGAAGGGCCAGCCGGTGCGGCTGGCGATTCTGGGTGACGCCGGGCCGACCGGCAAGGGGCAGGTTCAACAGGTAGAGGCCTTTAATTGGGCGCCGCACAGCGTGGTGGGCGTGCATACCCTGGGCGATTTCGCCGCCTGGCAGGCGGCCATCAAAGGCATGGACGGCAAGGCGGATGCGGTGCTGCTGCTGTCGGCGGGCGGGCTGCCGGCCAGCCCCGCAGAGAAGGCCGTGGTGCCGCACCCGGACATCGTCAAATGGATGGAAGCCCACGCCAAACCTTTGCCCATCGGCGCTGACATTGACTATGTCGAGCACGGCGGCGGGCTCAGCGTGGCGCCATCGGCAAAAGCCATGGGGGAAACTGCCGCGGCCGACGCGCTGGCCTGGGTGAAGGCCGCGCCTGCCGGGCCGGCGCCGCCGGCCACCCAGAACACGCGTTACAGCGTTGGCATGCGCGAGGCCGCCCTGCGCGCCCGGGGCATCACCTTGCCGTCGATTTACGTCGAGGCCTCACGGCTGGACCAGCTTTATTACCCGTGA
- a CDS encoding GlxA family transcriptional regulator: MKKISVGMLLFPGFQLLDIAGPRDAFAEVKILSGGDCQYEIMTVGSTRSSISSSSGMTVVPDRTIFDPCPKFDTVIVPGGLGIFEVMNDVALSAWLKEQRRSCRRLAAICNGVFALGAAGLLDGKTVSTHWMDAAHLSKSFPRAQVQADQIYIKDQQLYTTAGVTAGIDLSLVMVEEDFGRPLALGVAKFLIVYLRRSGGQSQFSPLLNMQAERDTDVETVQRYILENLQLPHTLNSIASRVHMSVRNLSRVFVRECGVSPMAFLNDARIDAARRILEKTDQSMKEIAAHCGFETPEAMRRAFRRRLQLTPPEYRRRFHSGELWQSEKAALGGEED; encoded by the coding sequence ATGAAAAAAATCTCCGTGGGCATGTTGCTCTTTCCGGGCTTCCAGTTGCTGGATATCGCCGGGCCGCGGGATGCTTTTGCTGAGGTCAAGATTCTCAGCGGCGGGGACTGCCAGTACGAGATCATGACGGTCGGCTCTACTCGCAGCAGCATCTCTTCGTCGAGCGGCATGACGGTGGTGCCTGACCGGACCATCTTTGACCCTTGCCCCAAGTTCGATACGGTGATCGTGCCTGGCGGGCTGGGCATTTTTGAGGTGATGAACGATGTGGCGCTGAGTGCCTGGCTGAAGGAGCAGCGCCGCAGTTGCCGCCGGCTCGCCGCCATCTGCAATGGGGTGTTTGCTTTGGGGGCTGCGGGGCTTCTGGATGGCAAGACGGTGAGCACGCACTGGATGGATGCGGCGCATCTTTCGAAATCGTTTCCGCGCGCGCAGGTGCAGGCGGACCAGATCTACATCAAGGACCAACAGCTCTACACAACGGCCGGTGTCACGGCGGGCATTGATTTGTCGCTGGTGATGGTGGAGGAAGATTTTGGTCGGCCCCTGGCGCTGGGGGTTGCCAAGTTCCTGATTGTGTATTTGCGCCGTTCGGGCGGCCAGTCGCAGTTCAGCCCCTTGCTGAACATGCAGGCTGAGCGGGACACCGATGTTGAAACGGTGCAGCGCTACATCCTTGAAAACCTGCAACTTCCGCACACGCTGAACTCGATTGCCAGCCGCGTGCACATGAGTGTGCGCAATTTGTCGCGGGTGTTTGTGCGTGAGTGCGGCGTCAGCCCGATGGCGTTTTTGAATGACGCACGCATCGATGCGGCGCGCCGCATCCTGGAAAAGACGGACCAGTCGATGAAGGAGATCGCCGCGCATTGCGGCTTTGAGACACCTGAAGCCATGCGCCGCGCTTTCCGCCGGCGGCTTCAGCTGACGCCGCCGGAGTACCGCCGCCGTTTTCATTCGGGCGAGTTATGGCAATCGGAGAAGGCGGCCCTGGGCGGCGAGGAAGACTAG